The following proteins are encoded in a genomic region of Brachypodium distachyon strain Bd21 chromosome 1, Brachypodium_distachyon_v3.0, whole genome shotgun sequence:
- the LOC100832087 gene encoding uncharacterized protein LOC100832087 isoform X1, with the protein MFGAALRKPEQSPRRRSPRLKNIRVAYAEDCKTEIVYLEETTSDSTSELNVASLGGNDAEQDLHNVTLKDLRARCKAKNQKAQKIIFEGPGSIMHQTQCGDLENEIPKEVVDLDEPLIALKQKKQKSSPSKAKRKMDAPTSSDSAKVEDTTSKRGGTNLVQALSVDAILLDSMKSKLERRATDLEHSEIAIVSDHNEEIVGVCAGMEKTIVYKIKVEDIDTYLHEEAGVSSFCQNNSFEHSSVEMHQVSVEDAVSGQQAGFTQATELDVSDHSCEPTHSVEAFLDDNVVQHKTIDDIASSDVDNSSTVSDVLLCSLNQSCEELVDNHEYWYPGVVQGNTLEDSKTVEDSSTAKFNTEMWSSSVVIRSDLCGSTQKNCPSLKEVEQMQAEGPLDSLPCQGVRIKDTLLHMNVEQEATDYNFTFDKTLDLVYTPNFGTQDGRLESIVFDALNNHVQRKNSETTTFVGVSDTAVTHDNQLLLANDMVRSSNDMDQLNGTLSGEISTPFNDKDSREEFGFQRKLFQACDDGDKTIRLTSESSSHPEETQKIRAGASNSIATSQGTDGQTELSEFVVDEESIEEHTPKKLLSKRKIMSPTSQEKLCNALTGIDLCGVKRLKRKIHVEDCDQIRQTLPQTANKQDQSILSTDRRLKGRTCVSYTSKGVLKSTESQSPPQTSRACMRSSPVLLDTRKAVEFSERQMHDIESIAANLIRSLKHMRSIVDGSLSSEAHSLIPNFNSAEIRAASEDALEVERTTRKWLAIMNKDCNRFCKILTLEGKKAVPHSEVPKKRRKIVFADEAGGTLCHVKVFNDEQTSLSECQIEL; encoded by the exons ATGTTTGGTGCTGCTCTCAGAAAGCCAGAGCAGAGTCCTAGACGAAGATCTCCAAGGCTCAAGAACATCCGTGTAGCATACGCTGAAGACTGTAAAACTGAGATCGTTTATCTTGAAGAAACTACCTCTGATTCAACCTCAGAACTTAATGTTGCTTCCCTTGGTGGCAATGATGCTGAGCAAGATTTGCATAATGTGACTCTCAAGGATTTAAGAGCCCGGTGTAAAGCTAAGAATCAGAAGGCCCagaaaattatttttgaaggACCTGGCAGTATTATGCACCAGACTCAATGTGGGGATCTTGAGAATGAAATACCAAAAGAGGTGGTTGATCTTGATGAGCCCCTTATTGCCTTGAAACAGAAGAAGCAAAAATCATCCCCTAGCAaagcaaaaagaaagatgGATGCACCAACTTCTTCAGATTCTGCAAAAGTAGAAGATACAACATCAAAAAGAGGCGGGACTAATCTTGTACAAGCTCTCTCAGTTGATGCAATATTGCTTGACTCAATGAAATCAAAGCTTGAAAGAAGGGCTACAGATCTAGAGCACTCAGAAATTGCTATCG TTTCAGATCACAATGAAGAAATTGTCGGGGTGTGTGCCGGAATGgaaaaaacaattgtttaCAAAATCAAGGTGGAGGATATAGATACTTACCTCCACGAGGAAGCTGGTGTATCTAGTTTCTGCCAAAATAACTCCTTTGAGCATTCATCTGTTGAGATGCACCAGGTGTCAGTAGAGGATGCTGTAAGTGGACAACAGGCTGGTTTCACCCAAGCAACTGAACTTGATGTTTCTGATCATTCATGTGAACCTACTCACAGTGTCGAAGCTTTTTTGGATGACAATGTAGTGCAACACAAGACAATAGATGATATAGCTAGTTCCGATGTGGATAATTCTTCTACTGTTAGTGATGTTTTGTTGTGTTCTCTTAATCAGTCTTGTGAGGAACTTGTAGATAATCATGAATACTGGTATCCAGGAGTTGTTCAAGGTAATACACTAGAAGACTCAAAGACAGTTGAAGATTCTTCTACTGCTAAGTTTAACACTGAGATGTGGTCTAGTTCGGTCGTCATCAGATCCGACTTATGTGGAAGCACACAGAAGAATTGTCCTTCACTTAAGGAGGTTGAGCAGATGCAGGCAGAAGGTCCCTTAGATTCACTACCCTGCCAAGGTGTTAGAATAAAGGATACATTACTGCATATGAATGTTGAACAAGAAGCAACTGACTATAATTTTACTTTTGACAAGACTCTCGACTTGGTTTATACACCCAATTTTGGCACGCAAGATGGACGCCTAGAAAGTATagtttttgatgctttgaatAATCATGTGCAGAGGAAGAATTCTGAAACTACAACATTTGTTGGAGTTTCAGATACTGCTGTAACACATGATAACCAACTCTTATTGGCCAATGATATGGTGAGGTCATCAAATGATATGGATCAGTTGAATGGCACATTGAGTGGTGAGATCTCTACACCTTTTAATGATAAAGATTCAAGAGAAGAGTTTGGTTTTCAGCGTAAGTTATTCCAGGCTTGTGATGATGGGGACAAAACTATCCGTTTAACATCAGAAAGCTCCTCTCATCCTGAGGAAACACAGAAAATTCGAGCTGGAGCTTCAAATTCAATTGCAACCTCCCAGGGAACTGATGGACAAACAGAGCTATCAGAATTTGTTGTAGATGAAGAATCAATTGAAGAGCATACCCCGAAAAAACTGTTGTCCAAGCGAAAG attatGTCACCAACTTCTCAGGAGAAGCTTTGCAATGCTTTGACTGGTATCGATTTGTGTGGAGTCAAAAGGCTGA AGAGAAAGATCCATGTTGAAGATTGTGATCAAATTAGACAGACATTACCTCAGACAGCAAATAAGCAAGACCAATCGATTTTAAGCACAGACAGGAGACTTAAGGGTAGAACTTGTGTCTCCTATACAAGCAAAGGAGTTCTCAAGTCAACAGAATCTCAATCCCCTCCACAAACTAGTCGTGCTTGCATGAGAAGTTCACCTGTTCTCTTGGACACTAGGAAAGCTGTTGAGTTTTCGGAGAGGCAAATGCATGACATAGAGAGCATTGCAGCAAATCTTATAAGGAGTTTGAAGCACATGAGAAGTATAGTGGACGGAAGTTTGTCATCAGAAGCACATTCTTTGATTCCTAATTTTAACTCTGCTGAG ATCAGAGCAGCATCAGAGGATGCATTAGAAGTGGAAAGAACTACAAGGAAATGGTTGGCGATAATGAACAAAGATTGCAACCGCTTCTGTAAAATATTG ACACTAGAAGGGAAGAAGGCTGTTCCTCACTCTGAAGTGCCAAAGAAACGAAGGAAGATAGTATTTGCAGATGAAGCTGGAGGAACACTCTGCCATGTTAAGGTGTTTAATGATGAACAAACCTCTCTTTCTGAATGCCAGATAGAGTTATGA
- the LOC100832087 gene encoding uncharacterized protein LOC100832087 isoform X2, whose amino-acid sequence MFGAALRKPEQSPRRRSPRLKNIRVAYAEDCKTEIVYLEETTSDSTSELNVASLGGNDAEQDLHNVTLKDLRARCKAKNQKAQKIIFEGPGSIMHQTQCGDLENEIPKEVVDLDEPLIALKQKKQKSSPSKAKRKMDAPTSSDSAKVEDTTSKRGGTNLVQALSVDAILLDSMKSKLERRATDLEHSEIAIDHNEEIVGVCAGMEKTIVYKIKVEDIDTYLHEEAGVSSFCQNNSFEHSSVEMHQVSVEDAVSGQQAGFTQATELDVSDHSCEPTHSVEAFLDDNVVQHKTIDDIASSDVDNSSTVSDVLLCSLNQSCEELVDNHEYWYPGVVQGNTLEDSKTVEDSSTAKFNTEMWSSSVVIRSDLCGSTQKNCPSLKEVEQMQAEGPLDSLPCQGVRIKDTLLHMNVEQEATDYNFTFDKTLDLVYTPNFGTQDGRLESIVFDALNNHVQRKNSETTTFVGVSDTAVTHDNQLLLANDMVRSSNDMDQLNGTLSGEISTPFNDKDSREEFGFQRKLFQACDDGDKTIRLTSESSSHPEETQKIRAGASNSIATSQGTDGQTELSEFVVDEESIEEHTPKKLLSKRKIMSPTSQEKLCNALTGIDLCGVKRLKRKIHVEDCDQIRQTLPQTANKQDQSILSTDRRLKGRTCVSYTSKGVLKSTESQSPPQTSRACMRSSPVLLDTRKAVEFSERQMHDIESIAANLIRSLKHMRSIVDGSLSSEAHSLIPNFNSAEIRAASEDALEVERTTRKWLAIMNKDCNRFCKILTLEGKKAVPHSEVPKKRRKIVFADEAGGTLCHVKVFNDEQTSLSECQIEL is encoded by the exons ATGTTTGGTGCTGCTCTCAGAAAGCCAGAGCAGAGTCCTAGACGAAGATCTCCAAGGCTCAAGAACATCCGTGTAGCATACGCTGAAGACTGTAAAACTGAGATCGTTTATCTTGAAGAAACTACCTCTGATTCAACCTCAGAACTTAATGTTGCTTCCCTTGGTGGCAATGATGCTGAGCAAGATTTGCATAATGTGACTCTCAAGGATTTAAGAGCCCGGTGTAAAGCTAAGAATCAGAAGGCCCagaaaattatttttgaaggACCTGGCAGTATTATGCACCAGACTCAATGTGGGGATCTTGAGAATGAAATACCAAAAGAGGTGGTTGATCTTGATGAGCCCCTTATTGCCTTGAAACAGAAGAAGCAAAAATCATCCCCTAGCAaagcaaaaagaaagatgGATGCACCAACTTCTTCAGATTCTGCAAAAGTAGAAGATACAACATCAAAAAGAGGCGGGACTAATCTTGTACAAGCTCTCTCAGTTGATGCAATATTGCTTGACTCAATGAAATCAAAGCTTGAAAGAAGGGCTACAGATCTAGAGCACTCAGAAATTGCTATCG ATCACAATGAAGAAATTGTCGGGGTGTGTGCCGGAATGgaaaaaacaattgtttaCAAAATCAAGGTGGAGGATATAGATACTTACCTCCACGAGGAAGCTGGTGTATCTAGTTTCTGCCAAAATAACTCCTTTGAGCATTCATCTGTTGAGATGCACCAGGTGTCAGTAGAGGATGCTGTAAGTGGACAACAGGCTGGTTTCACCCAAGCAACTGAACTTGATGTTTCTGATCATTCATGTGAACCTACTCACAGTGTCGAAGCTTTTTTGGATGACAATGTAGTGCAACACAAGACAATAGATGATATAGCTAGTTCCGATGTGGATAATTCTTCTACTGTTAGTGATGTTTTGTTGTGTTCTCTTAATCAGTCTTGTGAGGAACTTGTAGATAATCATGAATACTGGTATCCAGGAGTTGTTCAAGGTAATACACTAGAAGACTCAAAGACAGTTGAAGATTCTTCTACTGCTAAGTTTAACACTGAGATGTGGTCTAGTTCGGTCGTCATCAGATCCGACTTATGTGGAAGCACACAGAAGAATTGTCCTTCACTTAAGGAGGTTGAGCAGATGCAGGCAGAAGGTCCCTTAGATTCACTACCCTGCCAAGGTGTTAGAATAAAGGATACATTACTGCATATGAATGTTGAACAAGAAGCAACTGACTATAATTTTACTTTTGACAAGACTCTCGACTTGGTTTATACACCCAATTTTGGCACGCAAGATGGACGCCTAGAAAGTATagtttttgatgctttgaatAATCATGTGCAGAGGAAGAATTCTGAAACTACAACATTTGTTGGAGTTTCAGATACTGCTGTAACACATGATAACCAACTCTTATTGGCCAATGATATGGTGAGGTCATCAAATGATATGGATCAGTTGAATGGCACATTGAGTGGTGAGATCTCTACACCTTTTAATGATAAAGATTCAAGAGAAGAGTTTGGTTTTCAGCGTAAGTTATTCCAGGCTTGTGATGATGGGGACAAAACTATCCGTTTAACATCAGAAAGCTCCTCTCATCCTGAGGAAACACAGAAAATTCGAGCTGGAGCTTCAAATTCAATTGCAACCTCCCAGGGAACTGATGGACAAACAGAGCTATCAGAATTTGTTGTAGATGAAGAATCAATTGAAGAGCATACCCCGAAAAAACTGTTGTCCAAGCGAAAG attatGTCACCAACTTCTCAGGAGAAGCTTTGCAATGCTTTGACTGGTATCGATTTGTGTGGAGTCAAAAGGCTGA AGAGAAAGATCCATGTTGAAGATTGTGATCAAATTAGACAGACATTACCTCAGACAGCAAATAAGCAAGACCAATCGATTTTAAGCACAGACAGGAGACTTAAGGGTAGAACTTGTGTCTCCTATACAAGCAAAGGAGTTCTCAAGTCAACAGAATCTCAATCCCCTCCACAAACTAGTCGTGCTTGCATGAGAAGTTCACCTGTTCTCTTGGACACTAGGAAAGCTGTTGAGTTTTCGGAGAGGCAAATGCATGACATAGAGAGCATTGCAGCAAATCTTATAAGGAGTTTGAAGCACATGAGAAGTATAGTGGACGGAAGTTTGTCATCAGAAGCACATTCTTTGATTCCTAATTTTAACTCTGCTGAG ATCAGAGCAGCATCAGAGGATGCATTAGAAGTGGAAAGAACTACAAGGAAATGGTTGGCGATAATGAACAAAGATTGCAACCGCTTCTGTAAAATATTG ACACTAGAAGGGAAGAAGGCTGTTCCTCACTCTGAAGTGCCAAAGAAACGAAGGAAGATAGTATTTGCAGATGAAGCTGGAGGAACACTCTGCCATGTTAAGGTGTTTAATGATGAACAAACCTCTCTTTCTGAATGCCAGATAGAGTTATGA